Below is a window of Candidatus Equadaptatus faecalis DNA.
TACCGCCGGCTGTGTAAAAGCAGCGAAAGAACTCGGCAGTGTCAGTTTGATAAAATATTCTGACATGGTGAAATAAGAAAAACCGGAGAAGAATTGCGCAAATATTTGGCTTATAATATCGCACAGCAGAACTACATTTATTATTGACGAGCGGGAGGTGCGGCATGATGGGATTTGGAATTGAAACAGAGACGCTTGAATTCAAAAAAACGACAGCCGAAACAAAAGAGGCTATAAATTCCATTTGTGCCATACTAAACAAGCACGGGAAGGGTGAAGTGTACTTTGGCATAGCATCAGGAGGCAAAATTATTGGACAGACAGTAACGGAACAAACACTGCGTGATATAGGCATTGCCATAAGCAATGCGATAGCGCCTAAAATTTATCCTGAAATATCATGTGTCACGATAGAAGACAAAAACTGCATCCGCATAAAATTTGAAGGAGTCGAACAGCCCTATTACGCAAACGGAAAAGCAAAAATAAGAGTTGCCGACAGCGATTTGGATATGTCGCCAAGCGAACTTGAAAGATATATTCTGAATAAAAACAGCTTTGCAGACAAGTGGGAAAACAAAATTTCCAATACAGATATTGAAGCTGTAGATGAGAAGTTGTTAAAACGCTATCTTGACAAAGCTAAAGACAAAAAACGCATAAATCTAGAATATACAGACAAGAAAACTGTTTTAAATAAATTGTTCCTTACGTTGGACGGAAAACTGCTTAATGCCGGAAAAGTGTTGTTTTGCGAAAGTGAAATGGCAGAATTGCAAATGGCAATATTTGCTACGGGCGAAAGATTGACGTTTAACGATATAAAACGTATGCACGGCGATATATTTACGCTGATAGACGCGGCGGAATTGTATGTCCGCAGCAATATCAACTGGAAAGTAAAATTTGACGGATCAATGCAGAGAAAAGAAATTCCAGAAATACCGGTTGAAGCATTAAGGGAAGCCATAGTGAATTCATTCTGCCATAAGAATTACGCTGTTATGGAAGCCAATGAAGTGGCAATCTTCAAAGACAGAATAGAAATTTACAATCCGGGCAGCTTTCCAAGCGGTTACCAACCGGAAGATTTTATAAAAGCCAGTGAACGTCCCGTGAGAAGAAATCCGCTTATAGCGCAGATACTATACTACTCGCAGGATGCGGAAAACTTTGGTACCGGACTTAAACGCATAGTTCAAAGCTGCTCTGAAGCAGGAATAAAAGTTGAATTTAAAACAACAAAAGCCGGATTCGTATCAGTATTTTATAGACCGCAAGACGTATCTGGTGGCAAGTTGAGTGGCAAGTCGGATGACAAGCAAGAAGCCTTAGAAAACAGCAAAATGCTTGCAACTTCAAGGATTTCCGAACAAGAGGATATTCGGAATTCCGTTGAAGCAGGTGGCAAGTCGGGTGACAAGTTGACCGGCAAGTTAAATTTACAGAATATTGACAGAAAAATTTTATCGTTGTGTTGTGAAAAAGATATATCGGCAACAGAAATTGCCAAAGAACTTGGATATACAAAAGCAAACAGCTACATTCGAGGGAAAATAGCTATGCTTCGCGAAAACGGACTGCTGGAATATACAATACCGGACAAACCGAACAGCCGTTTGCAAAAATACAAACGCACGGTATCTTCTTAGCTGATACTGCAGTTTCGACCTTAAAAACAGGACACAAAGCACAACACAATAAACAGAAGAAGCTTTTGTTAATTTCGCAGACAGCTGCATTGGTGTCAGTTTCTCTGTTACCTTATACCCCAGATGTTGTTCAATGTAATTCGCCGCGTAAGTTGAACAAATGTGCTGAGTTTTACTTGACAAATTTGCGCTGAAATTATTGAAACTGATATAACGTCGTCAAACGTACATAAAAAAACAACTCCGCCTGTGCTGAACTCGGCGGAGTTATCTTTTTGCCTTGACCTCTGAAATAAAGAACTGATCCTTTACGTAGCTGTAAACTTTGAATTTCTCATCGGGTCCCAGCTTTGTCAAAAGCTCAAGCGTTTCCGAAACAGTATTGTCATTATTTTTGAAACTGCACCGTTCGCACTTGTCCTCTTTTTCCTTGTATTCAAACAATTCATTCGGCGAACAGCCGAGCAGATCGATAATCTGGACAAGAAGCTGAAGCGACGGACTTTTCTTTCCTGTTTCAATTTCAGAAATATAGCCCACGGACACAAACAATTTCTCTGCAAGCTCTTCCTGAGTCATTCTCACAGCCGTTCTGAAGTCCTTAATTCTCTCTCCAAGCATTACATAATACCTCCATGCATTGTTAGTATCTATCATTAAAAGCTAAAATATAATAGACTTTAAGCATTGACTAAATAAGCTTTAAGCGTTAGTATTTTTACATTAAACGGGCTCAAAGCGAAATAAATTTAGCATGGGATGCTTGTGTCTGTCGGAAATTGGCTTGTGTACACGCTTGCAGGCAAATGCAGGAATGTAGGAAAGGGGAAAATTTTATGGCGGAATTTAGTCAGGGAGACAGAATTCCCGTTAAGCAGGGCGGAGAAACCAAAATTCTCTGCAAGCTTGGCGAGGGAGGTCAGGGTATTGTCTACAGAGTGGAATATCAAGGCAAACAGTATGCGCTGAAGTGGTATTTTGCAGGGAAGATGAAGGAACCCAAACAATTTTACAAGAACATTGAGAGCAATATAAAAATCGGCGCGCCTTCTCCTGTATTTCTCTGGCCGGAATTTATTACGGAGGAATATAACGGCAGTTTCGGCTATCTTATGGCGCTGAGACCAAGCGGATATGAAGAATTCGGCTCATTCCTTCTTGCCAAAAGTCATTTCAAATCGCTGCATGCGGTTGTTAATGCGGCGCTGTCTATCGTCAACGGTTTCAGGGAACTGCACCGCAAAGGGTTGAGTTATCAGGATTTGAACGATGGCAACTTCTTTATAAATCCTGAAAACGGCGATGTACTTATCTGCGACAACGACAATGTAGCCCCGTACGGCGTAAATCTTGGTATTGCGGGAAAATGCCGCTATATGGCGCCTGAAGTTGTAACCGGCAAAAAAGTCCCGGACAAGCACACCGACCAGTTCTCGCTTGCAGTAGTGCTGTTTATGATGCTGTTTCTCAATCACCCTCTGGAAGGTTCAGGAACATCCGTGGCCTGTATGTCGGAGGAATTTGAAAGAAAATTCTATGGCACAGACCCCGTATTTATATTTGACGACAGCGGAGCAAATAAGCCTGTTCAGGGCGTTCACAGAAACGCGATAAAGCTTTGGCCGGTATATCCAAAATTCATACAGGATGCGTTCAAAAAATCGTTCAGCAAAGAATTTATGACCGGAGCAGATTCAACTCACAGGATTCTTGAAAACGAGTGGCAGAAACTCTTTGTGAAACTCAGAGACATAACCGTAAGCTGCCCGCACTGCGGCTCAGGAACTTTCTTGGACGTAAACGCTGCCGAGCCGACCTGCATAAACTGCGGCAAAAAAATGCCGAAAACCTTTGCACTGAAAATAAAAGGCGGATTGATTGACAACACGGTAGCGCTGTATCCGCACAGCAAACTTTACAAATGCCATACGGACAGTTCCAATGACAACGACTACAAAGAAATTGTCGGAGAAGTGCTGCTCGGCAAATCAACGCCGGTGAAACTTGGCTTGAAAAATCTGTCAGGCAACAGCTGGACGGTAGAGTTAAACGACGGAAGCAGCGTAACTTTGGAAAACGGCAAAACAGTCGTACTAGGCTCTGGCTTGAAATTCAAATTCAACAGCAGTGTGAACGGCGAAGTAATTCTGACAAACTAATATAAAGGGGAGATACATTATGGGACTTTATGACGATACCGTAGAAGTTGCCCGCAGATGCATGGTTTTGTTCTTTGTGGTGGACACATCAGGAAGTATGGCTGGGACAAAAATCGGAGCGGTTAATCAGGCAGTTGCGGAAGTTGTTCCTGAAATAGCGAAATTATCTTCGGACAATGCCGACGCGGAAATAAAAATCGCCGCGATGAAATTTGACAATAACGCTGAATGGATAACGCCGCAGCCTGTTGAAGCCGAAAATTTCCGTTGGGACGATCTTGATGTAGGGGGCGGCACATATCTCGGCGAAGCTTGCAGGGCGCTTTGCGAAAAACTTTCGCGCAACGCGTTTATGCAGGAAGCTACAGGCTCATACGCGCCGGCCATATTCCTTATGTCAGACGGGGAACCGCTTGACGAATATCAGAAAGAACTGGCGAAACTCAAAGAAAACAAATGGTTCCAGAAGGCTATTAAAGTTGCAATCGCTATCGGTGAAGATGCCGACAAAGATGTGCTTGCGGAATTTACTGGGACAACAGAAACGGTTATAGAAGCCCATTCGCCGGAAGCCCTTATGAAACTAATAAAATTTGTCAGCGTAAGAGCTT
It encodes the following:
- a CDS encoding putative DNA binding domain-containing protein, which encodes MMGFGIETETLEFKKTTAETKEAINSICAILNKHGKGEVYFGIASGGKIIGQTVTEQTLRDIGIAISNAIAPKIYPEISCVTIEDKNCIRIKFEGVEQPYYANGKAKIRVADSDLDMSPSELERYILNKNSFADKWENKISNTDIEAVDEKLLKRYLDKAKDKKRINLEYTDKKTVLNKLFLTLDGKLLNAGKVLFCESEMAELQMAIFATGERLTFNDIKRMHGDIFTLIDAAELYVRSNINWKVKFDGSMQRKEIPEIPVEALREAIVNSFCHKNYAVMEANEVAIFKDRIEIYNPGSFPSGYQPEDFIKASERPVRRNPLIAQILYYSQDAENFGTGLKRIVQSCSEAGIKVEFKTTKAGFVSVFYRPQDVSGGKLSGKSDDKQEALENSKMLATSRISEQEDIRNSVEAGGKSGDKLTGKLNLQNIDRKILSLCCEKDISATEIAKELGYTKANSYIRGKIAMLRENGLLEYTIPDKPNSRLQKYKRTVSS
- a CDS encoding helix-turn-helix transcriptional regulator — translated: MLGERIKDFRTAVRMTQEELAEKLFVSVGYISEIETGKKSPSLQLLVQIIDLLGCSPNELFEYKEKEDKCERCSFKNNDNTVSETLELLTKLGPDEKFKVYSYVKDQFFISEVKAKR
- a CDS encoding serine/threonine protein kinase, translating into MAEFSQGDRIPVKQGGETKILCKLGEGGQGIVYRVEYQGKQYALKWYFAGKMKEPKQFYKNIESNIKIGAPSPVFLWPEFITEEYNGSFGYLMALRPSGYEEFGSFLLAKSHFKSLHAVVNAALSIVNGFRELHRKGLSYQDLNDGNFFINPENGDVLICDNDNVAPYGVNLGIAGKCRYMAPEVVTGKKVPDKHTDQFSLAVVLFMMLFLNHPLEGSGTSVACMSEEFERKFYGTDPVFIFDDSGANKPVQGVHRNAIKLWPVYPKFIQDAFKKSFSKEFMTGADSTHRILENEWQKLFVKLRDITVSCPHCGSGTFLDVNAAEPTCINCGKKMPKTFALKIKGGLIDNTVALYPHSKLYKCHTDSSNDNDYKEIVGEVLLGKSTPVKLGLKNLSGNSWTVELNDGSSVTLENGKTVVLGSGLKFKFNSSVNGEVILTN
- a CDS encoding VWA domain-containing protein, translated to MGLYDDTVEVARRCMVLFFVVDTSGSMAGTKIGAVNQAVAEVVPEIAKLSSDNADAEIKIAAMKFDNNAEWITPQPVEAENFRWDDLDVGGGTYLGEACRALCEKLSRNAFMQEATGSYAPAIFLMSDGEPLDEYQKELAKLKENKWFQKAIKVAIAIGEDADKDVLAEFTGTTETVIEAHSPEALMKLIKFVSVRASQIGSKSTGISTGAASGAISSKMQDFATGFQADAAEAAAGAIDDDFD